In Terriglobus aquaticus, the genomic window TTGAATGTTTGAATATGGGAAGTTAGCGGCACTCTGGCCGGGATCAGCGTTAGACGCGCTTCTTTTTGCATCGGTGAAGCGGGGTGTCGCATCGCCCGTTACGAACCTACGCAGCGGCAGGCTGACTTTAGGCGGAGGGAAGGTATTGCTTCGCCAATGCTGTGAACGCCGACACCTGCTCCCGCTGCCAGGCCTCGTCGCGCCCCAGCTCCTTTGCGAGCAATCCCGCCACCTTCGGAGCAATCGCGATGGCCGCCCGGGCATTCAGCAAGAGGGCTCGAGTACGCCGCGCCAGCGCATCGTCCACCGTGCGGCTCATCTCCTCACGCGCGGCCCACACAATCTCCGCCGCAAGATACGGCAGTTCCGGGTGCAGTCGCTCGGCCAGATCCGGTGAACCAGCAGCCAGCGAGCGAATCGCGTCGGCGTCCGCACCGTACACGCTCAGGTCATCGCTCTCGGCCACACCCTCGCGCCATCCGTGGATCTTCAGGTCCGCCGTCTTGCACGCCACGTCGGGCAACTTGCCCAGCGTGGCCGCATGATTCACCGTGTCCTCTGCCATGTGACGATACGTCGTCCACTTGCCGCCGACGATCGTCAGCAGACCGCTGCCATCGATGTGAATCGTGTGGTCGCGCGACAGCGCACTCGTCTTCGACGAATCGCTGCCCGCCGCCTTCACCAGCGGCCGAATGCCCACATAGATGGAGAGAACATCGCTTCGCGAAGGCTTGCGGCTCAAGTACTCGCCCGCCGTGCCCAGCACAAACTCGATCTCTTCTTCCAGCGGCTTCGGCTCATAGCTCGGCGCATCGATCGGCGTATCCGTCGTTCCGACCACCGTGTGCCCGTGCCACGGAATTGCAAACATCACGCGGCCGTCGCTGGTGCGCGGCACCATGATCGCGTTGTTGCCACGCA contains:
- a CDS encoding glycerol-3-phosphate dehydrogenase/oxidase, which translates into the protein MNRDTMVRAVRERGAEPWDVVVIGGGATGAGVAVDAALRGYATLLVEREDFGKGTSSRSTKLVHGGVRYLEQGNVSLVMEALKERGLLRQNAPHLVHDLEFVVPNYSWWEAPFYGIGMKIYDLLAVKYSFGRSKILSREETLKRLPTIEQEGLRGGVVYHDGQFDDTRLLMHLVMTAADHGATVLNYCAAVGLQRDGDGFVNGVELEDRETGERVTVNAKCVVNATGIFTDEVRRMAEPGAEGMVSPSQGIHLVLEKSFLRGNNAIMVPRTSDGRVMFAIPWHGHTVVGTTDTPIDAPSYEPKPLEEEIEFVLGTAGEYLSRKPSRSDVLSIYVGIRPLVKAAGSDSSKTSALSRDHTIHIDGSGLLTIVGGKWTTYRHMAEDTVNHAATLGKLPDVACKTADLKIHGWREGVAESDDLSVYGADADAIRSLAAGSPDLAERLHPELPYLAAEIVWAAREEMSRTVDDALARRTRALLLNARAAIAIAPKVAGLLAKELGRDEAWQREQVSAFTALAKQYLPSA